One genomic window of Gossypium hirsutum isolate 1008001.06 chromosome D11, Gossypium_hirsutum_v2.1, whole genome shotgun sequence includes the following:
- the LOC107911435 gene encoding peroxidase 44 → MMRLKVTFVLFLWILPLALANLRVGFYRRSCPNAESMVRAAVRRRLTRDKSITAALLRMHFHDCFVRGCDASILIDSNRKSSSEKDAGPNLTVRGFELIDEAKKALEATCPSKVSCADIITLATRDAVFLSGGPFYFVPTGRRDGLVSDPDEVNLPGPTLTVSEAFQAFRAKNMSMDDMVTLLGAHTVGVAHCSFFLDRITRPDPTMDRGLAAKLRSICGAASGSNPDPTAFLDQATPFALDNQFFKQIGLKRGVMKIDQELANDPLSRRIVSGFAANATLFRTRFAQAMVKMGNIQVLVGNAGEIRRNCRVFNPRRRI, encoded by the exons ATGATGAGATTGAAAGTTACATTTGTGCTATTCCTTTGGATTCTTCCGCTTGCCTTGGCAAACCTTAGGGTTGGTTTTTACAGAAGAAGTTGTCCAAATGCCGAATCCATGGTTCGAGCAGCTGTCCGACGACGTTTAACCCGTGATAAATCCATCACTGCAGCCTTGCTTCGCATGCATTTCCATGACTGTTTCGTTAGA GGTTGTGACGCATCCATTCTCATAGACTCCAACAGAAAAAGTTCATCGGAGAAAGATGCCGGGCCAAACTTGACGGTGCGTGGATTCGAGCTCATCGATGAAGCGAAGAAAGCTCTAGAAGCCACTTGCCCTTCAAAAGTTTCATGTGCAGATATCATAACACTAGCCACCCGAGATGCAGTATTTCTGTCGGGGGGACCCTTTTATTTTGTCCCAACAGGGAGGCGGGACGGTCTGGTCTCGGATCCTGACGAAGTGAACTTGCCAGGCCCTACATTGACTGTTTCAGAGGCTTTCCAAGCTTTCAGGGCTAAAAACATGAGCATGGATGATATGGTTACCCTTTTGGGAGCACATACAGTTGGTGTCGCGCATTGCAGTTTCTTCTTGGACAGGATTACAAGACCTGATCCTACAATGGATCGTGGTCTGGCTGCAAAGCTAAGGAGCATTTGTGGTGCAGCCAGTGGTTCCAATCCTGACCCTACAGCATTTCTGGACCAGGCCACACCATTCGCATTGGATAACCAGTTCTTCAAGCAGATAGGGTTGAAGAGAGGGGTAATGAAGATCGATCAAGAGTTAGCTAATGATCCATTGTCGAGACGTATCGTATCGGGTTTTGCAGCAAATGCGACTCTATTTAGAACTAGGTTTGCTCAGGCAATGGTGAAGATGGGAAATATCCAAGTTCTTGTTGGAAACGCTGGGGAAATTAGGAGAAATTGCAGGGTTTTTAATCCCAGACGAAGGATCTGA